The proteins below come from a single Candidatus Eremiobacteraceae bacterium genomic window:
- the kdpC gene encoding potassium-transporting ATPase subunit KdpC → MNAQDVKDNTSNHLVTSLLYTVLSVVMLGLVYPAVMTIVAQLLFHNQANGSMVYVAGKPVASAIIGQQWTKPQYFHGRPSAAGKGYDPTSTGGTNLGPTSKKLIDATRDAIAAVRKENPQASGPIPMDLVTSSGSGIDPDISPEAAYYQSPRVAAARGMTVAQLHAIIDQHVQARTLGVLGEPRVNVLELNLALDAGKR, encoded by the coding sequence ATGAATGCGCAAGACGTCAAAGACAACACCAGCAACCATCTGGTCACCTCGCTGCTCTACACCGTGCTCAGCGTGGTGATGCTCGGCCTGGTCTATCCCGCTGTCATGACCATCGTCGCGCAGCTGCTCTTCCACAATCAGGCGAACGGTTCGATGGTCTATGTCGCAGGCAAACCCGTCGCATCGGCGATCATCGGACAGCAGTGGACAAAGCCGCAGTATTTCCATGGCCGTCCGTCGGCCGCCGGCAAAGGCTACGATCCGACCTCGACGGGCGGCACCAACCTCGGTCCGACCTCGAAGAAGCTTATCGATGCGACCCGAGATGCGATCGCCGCCGTGCGCAAGGAGAACCCGCAGGCGAGCGGCCCGATCCCCATGGATCTGGTGACCTCAAGCGGCAGCGGCATCGATCCCGACATCAGCCCCGAGGCGGCGTATTACCAGTCGCCGCGCGTGGCGGCCGCGCGAGGCATGACGGTTGCGCAACTGCACGCCATCATCGACCAGCACGTGCAGGCGCGGACCCTCGGCGTGTTGGGAGAGCCTCGCGTCAACGTTTTAGAACTCAACCTGGCGCTCGACGCCGGAAAGCGATAG
- a CDS encoding bifunctional 3,4-dihydroxy-2-butanone-4-phosphate synthase/GTP cyclohydrolase II: MPLARIEDAIADIRAGKMIVVMDDEDRENEGDLTMAAQMVTADAINFMSKHGRGLICVPIIGRRLEELHIPMMVQENTSPLETAFTVSVEAKGRTTTGISAHDRAATVAALLDPRSKPSDFVCPGHTFPLRAREGGVLVRAGQTEAAVDLAQLAGLYPAGVVCEILDDDGTMMRRPRLETFSAEHGLKMITVTDLIAYRMRHEKLVQRIATFKLPTRFGEFTGYAYESSVDHACHVAMVMGDIGDGRDVPVRVHSECLTGDALGSKRCDCGAQRDAALQIIAKAGRGVFLYLHQEGRGIGLANKLRAYELQDSGADTVEANVKLGLPVDSREYGTGSQILHDLGVREMKIITNNPRKIVGLEGYGLKMTGRIPLIVDGDEYNADYLRTKKEKLGHLFEQTGR, encoded by the coding sequence ATGCCGCTCGCACGCATCGAAGACGCGATCGCCGACATCCGCGCCGGCAAGATGATCGTCGTCATGGACGACGAGGATCGCGAGAACGAAGGCGACCTCACCATGGCGGCCCAGATGGTGACCGCCGACGCGATCAATTTCATGTCGAAGCATGGGCGCGGGCTGATCTGCGTGCCGATCATCGGCCGCCGGCTCGAAGAGCTGCACATCCCGATGATGGTGCAAGAGAACACGTCGCCGCTCGAGACCGCGTTCACGGTATCGGTCGAGGCCAAGGGCCGCACGACCACCGGCATCTCGGCGCACGATCGCGCGGCCACCGTCGCCGCGCTGCTCGATCCGCGTTCGAAGCCGAGCGATTTCGTCTGTCCAGGCCACACGTTTCCGCTGCGCGCGCGCGAGGGCGGCGTGCTCGTGCGCGCCGGCCAGACCGAAGCCGCGGTCGACCTCGCGCAGCTGGCCGGCCTGTATCCGGCCGGCGTCGTGTGCGAGATCCTCGACGATGACGGCACCATGATGCGCCGCCCGCGCCTGGAGACGTTCTCCGCCGAGCACGGGCTCAAGATGATCACGGTCACCGATCTCATCGCCTACCGCATGCGCCACGAGAAGCTCGTGCAGCGCATCGCGACCTTCAAGCTTCCGACGCGGTTCGGAGAATTCACGGGCTATGCGTACGAGTCGTCGGTCGACCACGCGTGCCACGTCGCGATGGTCATGGGCGACATCGGCGACGGCCGCGACGTGCCCGTGCGCGTCCACTCCGAGTGTCTCACCGGCGATGCGCTCGGCAGCAAACGCTGCGACTGCGGCGCGCAACGCGACGCCGCGCTGCAGATCATCGCCAAAGCCGGTCGCGGCGTGTTCTTGTACCTCCACCAGGAAGGCCGCGGCATCGGGCTTGCCAACAAGCTGCGCGCGTACGAGCTGCAGGACAGCGGCGCCGACACGGTCGAGGCCAACGTGAAGCTCGGCCTGCCGGTCGACAGCCGCGAGTACGGCACGGGCTCGCAGATCCTGCACGACCTCGGCGTGCGCGAGATGAAGATCATCACCAACAATCCGCGCAAGATCGTCGGCCTCGAGGGCTACGGTCTGAAGATGACCGGCCGCATCCCGCTGATCGTCGACGGCGACGAGTACAACGCGGACTACCTGCGCACCAAGAAAGAGAAGCTCGGCCACCTGTTCGAGCAGACGGGCCGCTAG
- the kdpB gene encoding potassium-transporting ATPase subunit KdpB, whose protein sequence is MISERRLERRPKARSLFDRAIMSRAVVDAFVKLDPRWQFRNPVMFVCEIGAIVTLGFFFRDLRTHGPAGFDLAISIWLWFTVLFANFAEAVAEGRGKAQADFLRRTKTDTKARRVVDGREELVSSTELHKGDVFRVNAGELIAADGDVVEGAATVDESAITGESAPVIREAGGDRSSVTGGTRVLSDSILVQVTANPGEAFLDRMIALVEGATRQKTPNEIALSILISGLTIIFLIAVATLSPYSLYAGTPQSVTVLIALLVCLIPTTIGGLLSAIGIAGMDRVLQRNVLAMSGRAVEAAGDVDTLLLDKTGTITLGNRQATEFVTAPGVDIKDAARAAYLSSLSDETPEGRSIIVLAEQYGAALGGKPDNATFVPFSAYTRMSGVDIAGGPSIRKGAPDAIRAWARERGGDPGDVLGADVDRIARSGGTPLLLAQDGKVLAAIHLKDILKPAMQQRFDRLRAMGIRTIMITGDNPLTAATIARESGVDDFLAEATPETKMALIKREQESGRLVAMTGDGTNDAPALAQADVGVAMNSGTQAAKEAANMVDLDSDPTKLIEIVEIGKQLLMTRGALTTFSIANDVAKYFAILPVMFATAYPVISALNVMQLNPHSAILSAVIFNALIIVALIPLALRGVAYRPIGANIVLRNNVLIYGVGGVIIPFLGIKAIDLLLGVLHLS, encoded by the coding sequence ATGATCTCAGAGCGACGGCTGGAGCGCCGGCCCAAGGCGCGCTCACTCTTCGACCGCGCGATCATGTCGCGCGCGGTGGTCGACGCGTTCGTCAAGCTCGACCCGCGCTGGCAGTTCCGCAACCCCGTCATGTTCGTGTGCGAGATCGGCGCGATCGTCACGCTCGGCTTCTTCTTCCGCGATCTGCGCACGCATGGCCCGGCGGGGTTCGATCTGGCCATCTCGATCTGGTTGTGGTTCACCGTCCTGTTCGCGAATTTCGCCGAGGCGGTCGCCGAGGGGCGCGGAAAAGCGCAAGCCGATTTCCTGCGGCGCACCAAGACCGACACCAAGGCGCGGCGCGTCGTCGATGGGCGTGAGGAGCTCGTCAGCTCGACCGAACTGCACAAGGGCGACGTCTTCCGCGTCAACGCCGGCGAGCTCATCGCCGCCGACGGCGACGTGGTCGAAGGCGCGGCGACGGTCGACGAGTCCGCCATCACCGGCGAGTCAGCGCCGGTCATCCGCGAAGCGGGCGGCGATCGCAGTTCCGTGACCGGCGGCACGCGCGTGCTGTCGGACTCTATCCTCGTGCAGGTCACCGCAAATCCGGGCGAGGCCTTCCTCGATCGCATGATCGCGCTGGTCGAAGGCGCCACGCGCCAGAAGACGCCCAATGAGATCGCGCTCTCGATCTTGATCTCGGGCCTCACCATCATCTTCCTCATCGCGGTCGCGACGCTCTCGCCGTACTCGCTGTACGCGGGCACCCCGCAGTCAGTGACCGTGCTCATCGCGTTGCTCGTCTGCCTGATCCCGACCACCATCGGCGGGCTGCTCTCGGCCATCGGCATCGCCGGTATGGATCGCGTGCTGCAGCGCAACGTGCTGGCGATGAGCGGCCGGGCGGTCGAGGCCGCGGGCGACGTCGACACGCTGCTGCTCGACAAGACCGGCACGATCACGCTCGGCAACCGTCAAGCGACCGAGTTCGTGACGGCCCCCGGCGTGGACATCAAAGACGCGGCTCGCGCCGCGTATCTCTCTTCGCTGTCCGACGAGACGCCGGAAGGCCGCTCGATCATCGTGCTGGCCGAGCAATACGGCGCCGCGCTGGGCGGCAAGCCGGACAATGCGACGTTCGTGCCCTTCTCCGCCTACACGCGCATGAGCGGCGTGGATATCGCCGGTGGACCATCTATCCGCAAGGGCGCACCCGACGCCATCCGCGCCTGGGCGCGCGAGCGCGGCGGCGACCCCGGTGACGTGCTGGGCGCCGACGTCGACCGCATCGCGCGCTCCGGCGGCACGCCGCTGCTGCTGGCGCAGGACGGCAAAGTGCTCGCCGCCATCCACCTTAAGGATATTCTCAAGCCCGCCATGCAGCAGCGCTTCGACCGCCTGCGCGCGATGGGCATCCGTACCATCATGATCACCGGCGACAACCCGCTCACCGCCGCCACGATCGCCCGCGAGTCCGGCGTCGACGATTTCTTGGCCGAAGCCACGCCGGAGACCAAGATGGCGCTCATCAAGCGCGAGCAGGAGAGCGGCCGCCTCGTCGCCATGACCGGCGACGGCACCAACGACGCACCCGCGCTGGCCCAAGCCGACGTCGGCGTCGCCATGAACTCGGGCACGCAGGCCGCCAAAGAGGCCGCGAATATGGTCGACCTCGATTCGGATCCGACCAAGCTCATCGAGATCGTCGAGATCGGCAAGCAGCTGCTCATGACGCGCGGCGCGCTGACGACCTTCTCGATCGCCAACGACGTCGCCAAGTATTTCGCGATCCTGCCGGTGATGTTCGCGACCGCCTACCCGGTCATCAGCGCGCTCAACGTGATGCAGCTGAACCCGCACAGCGCGATCCTCTCGGCCGTGATCTTCAATGCGTTGATCATCGTCGCGCTGATCCCGCTGGCGCTGCGCGGCGTCGCCTACCGGCCGATCGGAGCGAACATCGTGCTTCGCAACAACGTGCTGATCTACGGCGTCGGCGGCGTGATCATCCCGTTCCTGGGCATCAAGGCGATCGACTTGCTGCTCGGCGTACTGCACCTCTCGTAA
- a CDS encoding pentapeptide repeat-containing protein: MDVVDDEKLHAILAGTALHLPGEGPETARIVRAEWIVEAVRLGLAVDIDNAIVAGALELEGRYIPAAFSLTNARVSSVNLGEARFLQAARFDGTVFEGATHFAGLRAESDVSFAGARFAGDVILDNAVVGGTLTFDGVHVEGALAGKSTRVGVSLSAAGATVRGGVRLVEPQIGADLILDEARIERDAVFSELSVIRHTSAKRTAFEGDLTFERAQIGGQLELSEASVSGRAAFRAARVADAVLAAAASFAGEVGFEAAQLGELTLSNISFQGPVSLKEARIARRLLCLQSTFERDATFAGVGVGGDVNLEDAVFKGAMLMHQADIGGALSCESATFEQGADLSDARVAHAGDFTHATFRAPAAFSSARLGSLDCTRATFERDVDFSNARAEGAACFRWTAFRGGVRLQALRAGSIVAAHATFAERADLSEADCAGDLDLSGAVFERDAQCANLSAKANVIATEARFEGDATFAGAKIGADLHLERATLRGACSLRAIALGGALHAAGATFARGVNLGVGRVGGAVDLAGAHFVGEAQLGALSAGGQLDCAGASFDGIADARSARIGASTSFAKAAFAASVLLDGLETAGSLDLAEASFHGELRCNDVTISGALDAHGATFAGPSVFHRMSVAKQATFAGARFAQSAEFSGSIFGAALLAGNARFGGRADLEGITVGANMEFADAAFEADARFDAIRIGGHADLSRCTFAQRAVFDGSDVKTDLSFERAAFGAEARFIGARVGAQARFSDATFGAPLDLRWMHFRSLELGERAAEVAPPAPKRSGPTNGELAQAPAAPRSLDRGITLDLRGGHFIVLQSAAQAADDTAFPAAGRVERTARTAGRPARAQRTMAADAFYMRRELAGDGIKPLRSPIWTATFWADLLRFIADRTMRAVAGYGVRPWRMLAWLLAPPLLAALLFAAVAGMAMPPASQDATAPNATAAQSTEPYPCDARAPAPDAAALSIAIYASFDPALVTQWRVSACPVAGTPVTAWHLANAERIIGWFLIPLALLTFTGVLRRLLGYRS, translated from the coding sequence ATGGACGTCGTCGACGACGAAAAGCTGCACGCGATTCTAGCCGGCACGGCGCTGCATCTGCCGGGCGAAGGCCCGGAGACCGCGCGCATCGTGCGCGCCGAGTGGATCGTCGAAGCGGTGCGCTTGGGGTTGGCGGTCGACATCGACAACGCGATCGTCGCCGGCGCGCTCGAACTCGAAGGGCGGTATATCCCGGCCGCCTTCTCTCTCACCAACGCGCGCGTTTCCAGCGTCAATCTCGGCGAGGCGCGCTTTCTGCAGGCCGCGCGCTTCGACGGCACCGTTTTCGAAGGGGCTACGCACTTCGCCGGCCTGCGCGCCGAGAGCGATGTCTCGTTCGCCGGCGCACGGTTCGCCGGCGATGTCATCTTGGACAACGCCGTCGTCGGCGGCACGCTGACGTTTGACGGCGTCCACGTCGAGGGCGCACTTGCGGGCAAGAGCACGCGGGTCGGCGTCTCGCTCAGCGCGGCCGGCGCGACGGTGCGCGGCGGCGTGCGGCTTGTCGAACCGCAGATCGGCGCGGATCTCATCCTCGACGAGGCGCGCATAGAGCGCGACGCGGTCTTCAGCGAGCTCTCGGTCATCCGTCACACCAGCGCGAAGCGAACGGCGTTTGAGGGCGATCTCACCTTCGAACGCGCGCAGATCGGCGGACAGCTCGAGCTGAGCGAAGCGTCCGTCAGTGGGCGAGCGGCGTTTCGCGCGGCGCGCGTCGCCGATGCGGTGCTGGCAGCGGCAGCATCCTTTGCCGGCGAGGTGGGCTTCGAGGCGGCGCAGCTCGGCGAGCTGACGCTCTCGAACATCTCGTTCCAAGGACCCGTCTCGCTCAAGGAGGCCCGCATCGCGCGGCGCCTGCTGTGCCTGCAATCGACCTTTGAGCGCGATGCGACGTTCGCCGGCGTCGGCGTCGGCGGCGACGTCAACTTGGAGGATGCGGTTTTCAAAGGCGCGATGCTGATGCATCAAGCCGATATCGGCGGGGCGCTGAGCTGCGAATCGGCCACCTTCGAGCAGGGCGCTGATCTGTCCGACGCGCGCGTGGCGCACGCCGGGGACTTCACGCATGCGACCTTTCGCGCGCCGGCGGCGTTTTCGAGCGCGCGCCTGGGCAGCCTTGACTGCACGCGCGCTACGTTCGAACGCGATGTGGATTTCAGCAACGCGCGCGCTGAAGGCGCCGCCTGCTTCCGCTGGACGGCGTTTCGAGGCGGCGTACGTCTGCAAGCGCTGCGCGCGGGCTCGATCGTCGCGGCGCACGCCACGTTCGCCGAGCGCGCCGACCTGAGCGAAGCGGACTGTGCGGGCGATCTCGATCTGAGCGGTGCGGTTTTCGAGCGCGACGCGCAGTGCGCGAATCTATCGGCTAAGGCAAACGTGATCGCGACCGAGGCGCGCTTCGAGGGCGACGCGACGTTCGCAGGCGCGAAGATCGGTGCCGACTTGCACCTCGAGCGCGCCACGCTGCGCGGCGCGTGCTCTCTACGCGCCATCGCGCTGGGCGGCGCCCTGCACGCGGCCGGCGCGACCTTCGCCCGCGGCGTCAATCTGGGTGTCGGACGCGTGGGCGGCGCGGTTGATCTGGCAGGCGCGCATTTCGTCGGCGAAGCGCAGTTGGGCGCGCTGTCGGCTGGCGGACAGCTTGACTGTGCAGGCGCGAGCTTCGACGGGATCGCCGACGCGCGTTCGGCGCGCATCGGCGCGAGCACGTCGTTCGCCAAGGCGGCCTTCGCCGCAAGCGTGCTGCTCGACGGCTTAGAGACCGCCGGGTCGCTGGACCTGGCCGAGGCGTCGTTCCACGGCGAGCTGCGCTGCAATGATGTGACGATCTCAGGCGCGCTCGACGCGCACGGGGCCACGTTTGCAGGCCCCAGCGTGTTCCATCGCATGAGCGTCGCCAAACAAGCGACCTTCGCAGGCGCGCGCTTTGCGCAGTCGGCCGAGTTCTCAGGTTCGATCTTCGGCGCTGCGCTGCTCGCGGGCAATGCTCGTTTCGGCGGACGGGCGGACCTGGAAGGGATCACCGTCGGAGCGAACATGGAGTTCGCGGATGCCGCGTTCGAAGCCGATGCGCGCTTCGATGCGATCCGCATCGGCGGACACGCCGATCTCTCGCGCTGCACGTTCGCGCAACGTGCGGTGTTCGACGGCTCCGATGTGAAGACCGACCTGTCGTTCGAGCGCGCAGCTTTCGGCGCCGAGGCGAGATTTATCGGCGCGCGGGTCGGCGCGCAAGCGCGCTTCAGCGACGCCACGTTCGGAGCGCCGCTCGACCTGCGCTGGATGCACTTCCGCAGCCTCGAGCTCGGCGAACGCGCCGCCGAAGTCGCCCCGCCGGCACCGAAGCGTTCTGGTCCGACGAATGGCGAGCTGGCGCAGGCGCCGGCGGCGCCACGGTCGCTCGATCGCGGCATCACGCTTGACCTGCGCGGCGGACATTTCATCGTGCTGCAATCGGCTGCGCAGGCGGCCGACGACACGGCATTTCCCGCGGCGGGGCGGGTCGAGCGGACCGCGCGCACGGCCGGACGCCCGGCGCGCGCACAGCGAACCATGGCTGCGGACGCGTTCTACATGCGCCGCGAACTCGCCGGCGACGGCATCAAACCATTGCGGTCGCCGATCTGGACGGCCACGTTTTGGGCGGACCTGCTGCGGTTCATCGCCGATCGCACCATGCGTGCGGTCGCCGGTTACGGCGTGCGTCCGTGGCGCATGCTGGCATGGCTGCTCGCGCCGCCCCTGCTCGCGGCGCTCCTGTTCGCGGCAGTGGCAGGCATGGCGATGCCGCCTGCGTCGCAAGACGCGACCGCGCCGAACGCCACCGCTGCCCAGTCGACGGAGCCCTATCCGTGCGACGCACGGGCGCCTGCCCCAGACGCCGCTGCGCTGAGCATCGCCATCTATGCGTCGTTCGATCCCGCGTTGGTGACGCAGTGGCGCGTGTCGGCATGCCCGGTCGCCGGCACGCCTGTGACCGCGTGGCATCTCGCCAACGCGGAGCGCATCATCGGATGGTTCCTGATACCGCTGGCGCTGCTGACGTTCACCGGCGTGTTGCGCCGGCTGCTGGGCTACCGCTCGTAG
- a CDS encoding response regulator transcription factor has protein sequence MAKTKVLIVEDHALTRTGLRTALDCNASLEVVGEASDGEAGWEETLRLKPDVAVVDIGLPGIDGIELTRRIRQSLPKTKVLILTMHDMDEEVVAALAAGADAYCLKSADPERIVDAVKAAASGGAYFDPGIAHVVLRAFNRPDRAAASAEGSPLSPRETEILGLIAAGTSNAEIAQRLAIGLGTVKGHIRDIMEKLSASDRTHAAVIALRRGLI, from the coding sequence ATGGCTAAGACCAAGGTGCTCATCGTCGAAGACCATGCGCTCACGCGCACCGGTCTGCGCACCGCGTTGGATTGCAATGCTTCACTTGAAGTCGTGGGCGAAGCCAGCGACGGAGAGGCGGGATGGGAAGAGACCTTGCGTCTCAAGCCGGATGTGGCCGTCGTCGATATCGGACTGCCGGGCATCGACGGCATCGAGCTCACGCGCCGCATCCGCCAGAGCCTGCCGAAGACCAAAGTGCTGATCCTCACGATGCACGACATGGACGAGGAGGTCGTCGCGGCGCTCGCCGCCGGCGCGGATGCCTATTGTCTCAAGTCGGCCGATCCCGAGCGCATCGTCGATGCCGTCAAAGCGGCCGCGTCAGGCGGCGCGTACTTCGATCCCGGCATCGCGCACGTCGTGCTGCGCGCGTTCAATCGCCCCGACCGTGCGGCTGCAAGCGCGGAGGGGTCGCCGCTGTCGCCGCGCGAGACGGAGATCCTCGGGCTGATCGCTGCGGGCACGAGCAATGCGGAGATCGCCCAGCGGCTCGCGATCGGACTCGGCACGGTCAAAGGCCACATCCGCGACATCATGGAGAAGCTTTCGGCATCCGATCGGACGCACGCCGCCGTCATCGCGCTGCGCCGTGGACTAATCTAG
- a CDS encoding HAMP domain-containing sensor histidine kinase codes for MQRSWIPYACIALVVAAWVIDMFTPQLFVAAILFDAPVALTALALNRRFTWTMVGVCLVLNAVAGWYNGVHEGHYDSIATLDRVLAGLSTVLVGGLAVATQSAARLAGESATRDHVAKRADALRRAGERMRESLSLELVWREVVRQANALLESDAAALFPCEDGRLTGASFAATRGSGDVETRTERPGPGVWTALQKAVEDRNIVFLSQADALARFTLGNIGARTALIAPLGSGTEAVGVLLVEWRERERELDSELENLVQAFADQGARAIEQAKLVEALASTNDQLQSANHELVERNQVIRDIVYALSHDLRTPLMAAGMTMHQALAGAYGRLPAEYVEVLRRSLSSNEELERLAQTLLLVARYESREQSHARRPADLAKLARSVIDELESLWRSKRIDCHVEGVDVLAHVDESEVRRALINLIANAVTWTPEGGSIVVQVQERDGEAVVAVSDDGFGVPEENRATLFQRFHGDGTARRGGGTGLGLYIVRRIAESHGGSISYTPREPRGSTFTLTLPLASPAQVPHG; via the coding sequence GTGCAGCGCTCCTGGATCCCGTATGCTTGCATCGCGTTGGTCGTGGCCGCGTGGGTCATCGACATGTTCACGCCGCAGCTGTTCGTAGCGGCGATCCTTTTCGATGCCCCGGTCGCGCTGACCGCACTGGCGCTCAACCGCCGCTTCACCTGGACCATGGTCGGCGTGTGCCTGGTGCTCAATGCGGTCGCGGGCTGGTATAACGGCGTCCACGAAGGCCACTACGATTCCATCGCGACGCTCGACCGCGTGCTCGCCGGCCTGTCCACTGTGCTCGTCGGCGGCCTCGCCGTGGCGACGCAGTCCGCGGCCCGGCTCGCCGGCGAGTCGGCCACTCGCGACCACGTCGCCAAGCGCGCCGACGCGCTGCGCCGCGCGGGCGAGCGCATGCGCGAATCGCTGAGCCTCGAGCTGGTGTGGCGCGAAGTCGTGCGTCAGGCGAACGCTCTGCTAGAGAGCGATGCGGCCGCCTTGTTCCCGTGCGAGGACGGACGCCTGACCGGAGCCTCGTTCGCCGCGACGCGCGGATCCGGCGACGTCGAGACGCGCACCGAACGCCCGGGGCCGGGCGTGTGGACGGCGCTGCAAAAAGCGGTAGAGGACCGCAACATCGTCTTCTTGAGCCAGGCGGATGCGCTGGCTCGCTTCACGCTCGGCAACATCGGAGCGCGCACGGCGCTGATCGCTCCGCTGGGTTCTGGGACCGAGGCCGTCGGCGTGCTGCTGGTGGAATGGCGCGAGCGGGAACGCGAGCTCGATTCCGAGCTTGAGAACTTGGTCCAAGCCTTCGCCGATCAGGGTGCGCGCGCGATCGAACAGGCAAAACTGGTCGAGGCGCTGGCGTCCACCAATGACCAGCTCCAATCCGCCAATCACGAGCTCGTCGAGCGCAACCAGGTGATCCGCGACATCGTCTATGCGCTCTCGCACGATTTGCGCACGCCGTTGATGGCGGCCGGCATGACCATGCATCAGGCGCTCGCGGGCGCGTATGGCCGGCTTCCGGCGGAGTACGTCGAGGTGCTGCGCCGTTCGCTGAGCTCCAACGAAGAGCTCGAGCGGCTGGCGCAGACGCTGCTGCTGGTCGCGCGCTACGAATCGCGCGAGCAGTCGCACGCGCGCCGGCCCGCCGATCTCGCCAAGCTGGCGCGCTCCGTTATCGATGAGCTCGAATCGCTGTGGCGCTCCAAGCGCATCGACTGTCACGTCGAAGGCGTGGACGTGCTCGCGCACGTGGACGAGAGCGAAGTGCGCCGCGCGCTGATCAACCTGATCGCGAACGCCGTCACGTGGACGCCGGAGGGCGGAAGCATCGTGGTCCAAGTGCAGGAGCGCGATGGCGAGGCCGTGGTCGCAGTGAGCGACGACGGCTTCGGCGTGCCGGAGGAAAACCGGGCCACGCTCTTCCAGCGCTTTCACGGCGACGGCACTGCGCGCCGCGGCGGCGGCACCGGCCTTGGCCTGTACATCGTGCGCCGCATCGCCGAAAGCCACGGCGGCTCGATCTCCTATACGCCGCGCGAGCCGCGCGGCAGCACCTTCACGCTGACCTTGCCGCTCGCCTCGCCGGCGCAGGTGCCGCATGGCTAA
- the ribH gene encoding 6,7-dimethyl-8-ribityllumazine synthase produces the protein MRFAIVRSRFNTQITQPLLEGARRGFADAAIEPDLIDVFEVPGAFELPLAALWLAQTKKYNAVVCLGCVIRGETPHFEYVAAESARGIADVALRTGMPVIFGVLTADTLEQAQARADAAAGSSVGHSGDGARSNKGYEAARTAVEMAQLRRKFDI, from the coding sequence ATGCGCTTCGCCATCGTCCGCAGCCGCTTCAACACGCAGATCACACAGCCGCTGCTCGAGGGAGCCAGGCGCGGATTCGCCGACGCCGCGATCGAGCCGGACCTGATCGATGTGTTCGAGGTTCCGGGGGCGTTCGAGCTGCCGCTCGCGGCCCTGTGGCTCGCCCAGACCAAGAAGTACAACGCGGTCGTGTGTCTGGGATGCGTCATCCGCGGGGAGACGCCGCATTTCGAGTACGTCGCGGCCGAATCGGCGCGCGGCATCGCGGATGTGGCGCTGCGCACGGGCATGCCGGTGATTTTCGGCGTGCTCACGGCCGATACGTTAGAACAAGCGCAGGCGCGCGCCGATGCGGCCGCGGGCAGTAGCGTGGGTCACAGCGGAGATGGCGCGCGTTCGAACAAGGGCTATGAGGCCGCACGCACCGCCGTCGAGATGGCCCAGCTGCGAAGGAAGTTCGACATCTGA
- a CDS encoding outer membrane beta-barrel protein: protein MRFLVFVAAALAGAALPALALADQPSPSPSPVPSASASPSPSPAVQLHGVFSATEIFTSGVNATGSFDTPTGADLASRFNVSNAFAILTKNQGTLQYALQAGAYSIPVVGFAGNKTIAGNANTGLYGPVPLAYLEYVPSSNFNVSAGVLATLTGAESTFTYEDWNIQRGAVWNVENAVSRGVRMSFTTGKLSVTGGANDGFYSGSWVAAEGSLNYVPDSNESLLFVALIPNAQTPPNPTASVANKELLNLVYTRTLGKLQIAPYVLWAHSPSAPGLGYTSSESAFGAAVLADMNFSSKWSTALRYETLHNSSMPGATSLNADLVGYGPGSGVNTLTLTPEWKDGPVFARVDFSEAWPGYYTPGLAFGTGGTGNSQFRTALELGIQL from the coding sequence ATGCGTTTCCTAGTCTTCGTGGCGGCGGCCCTCGCAGGCGCCGCCCTCCCGGCGCTCGCGCTCGCCGATCAGCCCTCCCCGTCTCCGTCGCCTGTGCCGTCGGCCTCAGCGTCGCCTTCGCCGTCGCCGGCCGTGCAGCTGCACGGCGTTTTCAGCGCGACCGAGATCTTCACCAGCGGCGTCAACGCGACCGGCAGCTTCGATACGCCGACCGGCGCCGACTTGGCATCGCGCTTCAACGTCAGCAACGCCTTCGCGATCTTGACCAAGAACCAAGGGACCTTACAGTACGCGTTGCAAGCCGGCGCGTACAGCATCCCTGTCGTCGGCTTCGCCGGCAACAAGACGATCGCGGGCAACGCGAACACCGGCCTGTACGGACCAGTGCCGCTCGCGTATCTCGAGTACGTGCCGAGCTCGAACTTCAACGTGAGCGCGGGCGTGCTCGCGACGCTCACCGGCGCCGAGTCGACCTTCACGTATGAAGATTGGAACATCCAGCGCGGGGCGGTGTGGAACGTCGAGAACGCCGTCAGCCGCGGCGTGCGCATGAGTTTCACGACGGGCAAACTGAGCGTCACCGGCGGCGCGAACGACGGCTTCTACTCGGGCAGCTGGGTCGCGGCCGAGGGTTCTCTGAACTACGTTCCGGACTCGAATGAATCGCTGCTGTTCGTGGCTCTCATCCCGAACGCCCAGACGCCTCCGAATCCGACCGCCTCGGTCGCCAACAAGGAGCTGCTGAACCTCGTCTACACCCGCACGCTCGGCAAGCTGCAGATCGCGCCGTACGTGCTGTGGGCGCACTCCCCGTCCGCGCCGGGCCTGGGATATACCAGTTCGGAGAGCGCGTTCGGCGCAGCCGTGCTGGCGGACATGAACTTTTCAAGCAAGTGGTCGACGGCGCTGCGCTATGAGACGCTGCACAACTCGAGCATGCCCGGCGCCACGAGTCTGAACGCGGACCTCGTCGGCTACGGACCCGGCAGCGGCGTCAACACGCTGACGCTGACGCCGGAGTGGAAGGACGGGCCCGTGTTCGCGCGCGTGGACTTCTCCGAAGCCTGGCCCGGCTACTACACGCCCGGACTCGCGTTCGGCACGGGCGGCACCGGGAACAGCCAGTTCCGCACCGCGCTCGAGTTGGGGATCCAGCTCTAA